In Arthrobacter sp. B3I9, the following are encoded in one genomic region:
- a CDS encoding MATE family efflux transporter, with translation MPAPGSRRRDILRLAVPAFGALIAEPLFLLADSAIIGHLGVAQLAGVGLASAVLHTVVGLMVFLAYSTTPAVARAVGNGQLSQALAAGRDGVWLALLLGIILSVAGFIAADPLLGLMGAQGEVRVFAVDYLRWAMPGLVAMLLIFAGTGVLRGLQDTRTPLVVAAGGFTLNILLNLALVYGLHWSVTGSAVGTSIAQWAMALVYVVIVRRNASSHGVSLLPDWRGIRSMTRVGSWLMLRTLSLRIAILATVLVVTAQGPVNLAAHQLAMTVFTFLAFALDALAIAAQALIGKELGAGHPAAVRELTGTMIRWGLGFGVLTGVVLALVAPWAGLLFTSDAGVRSALTLALWVLAAGQPIAGYVFVLDGVLIGAGDAKYLAVAGVVNLVLYVPLLLAVWMSGADGGAGLLWLWAAFSLGYMLARALTLGLRARTDRWMVLGVR, from the coding sequence ATGCCGGCCCCGGGCAGCCGGCGACGGGACATTCTTCGCCTTGCCGTCCCGGCCTTCGGTGCCCTGATCGCCGAACCGCTGTTCCTGCTCGCCGATTCGGCGATCATCGGCCACCTCGGCGTGGCCCAGCTCGCCGGCGTCGGCCTGGCCTCCGCGGTGCTGCATACGGTGGTGGGCCTGATGGTCTTCCTGGCCTACTCCACGACGCCGGCGGTGGCCCGGGCGGTTGGCAACGGACAGCTGTCCCAGGCCCTCGCCGCCGGCCGCGACGGCGTCTGGCTCGCCCTGCTGCTGGGAATCATTCTGTCGGTGGCAGGTTTCATTGCCGCCGACCCTCTCCTGGGGCTCATGGGAGCGCAGGGCGAGGTGCGGGTCTTCGCCGTGGACTACCTCCGCTGGGCCATGCCCGGCCTCGTCGCGATGCTGCTGATCTTCGCGGGCACCGGTGTGCTGCGGGGCCTGCAGGACACCCGCACCCCGCTCGTCGTCGCTGCCGGCGGTTTCACGCTGAACATCCTGCTCAATCTCGCCCTGGTCTACGGGCTGCACTGGTCCGTCACGGGTTCCGCCGTCGGCACCAGCATTGCGCAGTGGGCCATGGCCCTCGTCTATGTGGTGATAGTCCGGCGCAACGCCAGCAGCCACGGGGTGTCCCTGCTGCCGGACTGGCGCGGCATCAGGTCAATGACTCGGGTCGGCTCGTGGCTGATGCTGCGTACGCTCAGCCTGCGGATTGCCATCCTCGCCACGGTCCTGGTGGTCACCGCGCAGGGCCCGGTGAATCTCGCTGCGCACCAGCTCGCGATGACCGTCTTCACCTTCCTGGCGTTCGCGCTGGACGCCCTCGCCATTGCGGCGCAGGCCCTGATCGGCAAGGAGCTCGGCGCGGGCCATCCGGCGGCGGTCAGGGAACTAACCGGCACCATGATCCGGTGGGGTCTCGGCTTCGGGGTGCTCACCGGCGTAGTGCTGGCTCTCGTCGCTCCGTGGGCCGGCCTCCTGTTCACCTCGGATGCGGGGGTCCGTTCAGCACTCACGCTCGCGCTGTGGGTGCTCGCGGCGGGCCAGCCTATCGCCGGATATGTGTTCGTCCTGGACGGGGTGCTCATCGGGGCGGGGGATGCGAAATACCTGGCCGTCGCGGGCGTCGTCAACCTTGTCCTCTACGTTCCGCTGTTGCTGGCCGTGTGGATGTCCGGGGCCGATGGCGGTGCAGGGCTGCTCTGGCTGTGGGCGGCGTTCTCGCTGGGCTACATGCTGGCCCGCGCCCTGACTCTGGGACTGCGCGCGCGTACGGACCGGTGGATGGTGCTCGGCGTGCGCTGA
- a CDS encoding CGNR zinc finger domain-containing protein, protein MVFAPDTEVALRSVVHLINTAANGDEELATTADLDRFLAAEGFTGSRTRDAAELASVHRLRSELAGLWLAGESAAVDTLNRLLREARALPQLVKHDQWDWHLHATTPEAPLADRMSTEAAMALVDVIRSKEMDRLLVCAADDCDAVVLDLSRNRSKRYCDTGNCANRAHVAAYRARRAAS, encoded by the coding sequence ATGGTTTTTGCCCCTGACACGGAAGTTGCCTTGCGTTCCGTGGTCCATCTCATCAACACCGCCGCAAACGGCGACGAGGAGCTTGCGACGACGGCGGACCTGGACCGCTTCCTGGCGGCGGAGGGCTTCACGGGCTCGCGGACCCGGGATGCGGCCGAACTCGCCAGCGTGCACCGCCTCCGGAGTGAGCTGGCGGGACTCTGGCTTGCCGGCGAGTCTGCGGCCGTGGACACCCTGAACCGGCTCCTGCGGGAGGCCCGGGCGCTCCCCCAGCTGGTCAAGCACGACCAGTGGGACTGGCACCTGCACGCCACCACACCCGAGGCTCCGCTGGCCGACCGGATGAGCACTGAGGCGGCCATGGCCCTCGTCGATGTGATCCGCAGCAAGGAGATGGACCGGCTGCTGGTCTGCGCGGCGGATGACTGCGACGCGGTGGTGCTGGATCTCAGCCGCAACCGCTCCAAACGCTACTGTGACACCGGAAACTGCGCGAACCGGGCGCACGTTGCGGCCTACCGGGCGCGTAGGGCGGCCTCGTAA
- a CDS encoding DMT family transporter, with the protein MARVASGFVASGLGVAVFSSAVFGLSGSFAKALLETGWTPGAAVTARLTGAALILAVPAVVALRGRWHQLRDNWITVLLFGLIGVAACQLFYFNAVERLSVGVALLLEYLAPVMIVLWLWAAGRKRPGPLTIAGAVLSLGGLVLVLDLTGAVRIDPVGVLWGIAAAVCLVIYFFITAKENDTLPPIVLASGGLMVGALVMWLAAATGLLPMAFSTADTHLGPWTTPWWVALGGLVVLATVLAYVSGIVAARSLGSKVASFVSLTEVLFAVLWAWLLLGELPGPVQLLGGVLIVGGVVLVRLDELRGAAAGTFLPPATPSEAVATLDPERSGA; encoded by the coding sequence GTGGCCCGCGTGGCCTCCGGATTCGTGGCATCCGGACTGGGAGTGGCGGTGTTTTCCTCCGCCGTGTTCGGGCTATCCGGATCGTTCGCGAAGGCACTGCTGGAAACCGGCTGGACGCCGGGTGCGGCGGTCACGGCGCGCCTCACGGGGGCCGCGCTGATCCTGGCCGTTCCCGCCGTCGTTGCCCTGCGCGGCCGCTGGCACCAGCTGCGCGATAACTGGATCACCGTGCTCCTCTTCGGGCTCATCGGCGTCGCTGCCTGCCAGCTTTTCTACTTCAACGCAGTGGAGCGGCTCTCCGTAGGCGTCGCCCTGCTGCTCGAGTACCTCGCCCCGGTGATGATTGTGCTTTGGCTCTGGGCCGCGGGCCGGAAACGTCCGGGCCCCTTGACCATCGCCGGCGCCGTCCTGTCCCTGGGCGGCCTGGTCCTGGTTTTGGACCTCACGGGGGCCGTCAGGATCGATCCCGTGGGTGTCCTGTGGGGGATCGCGGCCGCCGTCTGCCTCGTGATCTACTTCTTCATCACCGCCAAGGAGAACGACACCCTCCCGCCGATCGTGCTCGCCTCCGGCGGGCTGATGGTGGGCGCGTTGGTCATGTGGCTTGCGGCCGCGACCGGCCTGCTGCCGATGGCGTTCAGCACCGCCGATACCCACCTGGGCCCGTGGACCACCCCCTGGTGGGTGGCGCTGGGCGGGCTCGTGGTGCTCGCAACGGTCCTGGCATACGTCTCCGGCATAGTGGCCGCCCGGTCCCTCGGCTCCAAGGTGGCGTCCTTCGTCTCGCTCACCGAAGTGCTGTTCGCGGTGCTCTGGGCATGGCTGTTGCTCGGTGAACTGCCCGGGCCCGTACAGCTCCTGGGCGGCGTCCTGATTGTCGGCGGCGTGGTCCTCGTCCGGCTGGACGAGCTTCGCGGCGCAGCGGCAGGGACCTTCCTGCCGCCGGCGACGCCGTCGGAGGCGGTCGCAACCCTCGATCCCGAGCGGTCCGGCGCCTAG
- a CDS encoding DUF2277 domain-containing protein — MCRNIHTLHNFEPRATAAEVEAAALQYVRKISGSTKPSKANEEAFNRAVHEIAHATEHLLESLVTHAPAKDRDAEAAKARARAEIRYGTA, encoded by the coding sequence ATGTGCCGCAATATCCATACCCTGCATAACTTCGAACCCCGCGCCACGGCAGCCGAAGTGGAGGCCGCCGCACTGCAATACGTGCGCAAGATCAGCGGCAGCACCAAGCCGTCCAAAGCCAACGAGGAAGCCTTCAACCGGGCCGTCCACGAGATCGCGCACGCCACCGAGCACCTGCTCGAATCGCTGGTGACGCACGCTCCGGCCAAGGACAGGGACGCGGAGGCGGCCAAAGCGCGGGCCCGGGCCGAAATCCGCTACGGCACCGCCTGA
- a CDS encoding cation-translocating P-type ATPase gives MSTEHLLDQPGSRMIDLDIEGMTCASCVNRVERKLGKLSGVEASVNLPLESAHVKVPMDITDEQITATVAAAGYKATIRPGTRTTAPGPAELSAGTGEPASSRSAEDHLAHGGTAVTLRPRLIVAAALTVLVLLVSMVPAFQFANWGWVAGALALPVVSWAAWPFHRAAAVNARHFASTMDTLVSLGVTAAYLFSAWQLVADPGLTGRPQAMGGAEPDPGGLYFEVASVVTTFLLLGRYLEANAKQKAGDALRALLDLGAKDATVLRGGSEYQVPADRLAVGDVIVVRPGEKIATDGVVLDGSSAVDASLVTGESVPVEVRPGSAVTGATINTSGRLLVRATRVGSETTLAQMGRLVSQAQTGKAPIARLADRISAVFVPVVLAIAAITFAAWLLAAGPSVTDAGLRAAFTAAVAVLVIACPCALGLATPVGLLAGTGRGAQLGILIKGPRVLEDTRTVDTIVLDKTGTVTTGRLAVDGTQAFSPFSDDEVLRLAGAVEAASEHPIARAIAAAALAAERQRNDAARLPAVVGFHSAPGGGVQGTVSGRSVTAGRTGWLQENGVEFPSARQGLLRRAEETGATAVWLAVDGELAGIISLRDTLKPGSAAAVDRLRRLGLRPILLTGDNEAVAAQVAAAVGISPGDVFAGVLPAGKVEAVRSLQAGGATVAMAGDGVNDAAALAQADLGIAMGSGTDVAIEAADLTVMGNDLGQVAMAIELSRRTLRTIKANLFWAFFYNAVGIPVAALGLLNPMIAGAAMAASSVLVVANSLRLRGFGK, from the coding sequence GTGAGTACCGAACACCTGCTGGACCAGCCGGGAAGCCGCATGATCGACCTCGACATCGAGGGCATGACCTGCGCCTCCTGCGTCAACCGCGTCGAACGCAAGCTGGGAAAGCTTAGCGGCGTCGAGGCGTCGGTCAACCTTCCCCTTGAGTCGGCGCACGTGAAGGTCCCCATGGACATCACGGACGAGCAGATCACCGCCACGGTGGCGGCAGCAGGCTACAAGGCCACGATCCGTCCGGGCACCAGAACCACTGCGCCCGGGCCGGCCGAACTGAGCGCCGGCACCGGGGAGCCGGCCAGTTCCCGTTCCGCGGAGGACCATCTTGCCCACGGTGGAACCGCGGTGACGCTGCGCCCGCGACTCATCGTGGCCGCCGCACTTACGGTCCTGGTGCTGTTGGTCTCCATGGTCCCGGCGTTCCAGTTCGCCAACTGGGGGTGGGTGGCCGGCGCCCTCGCCCTGCCGGTCGTGAGCTGGGCGGCGTGGCCTTTCCACCGGGCGGCCGCAGTTAACGCCCGGCATTTCGCGTCCACGATGGACACCCTCGTGTCCCTCGGTGTGACCGCAGCCTATCTGTTCTCAGCCTGGCAGCTCGTCGCTGATCCGGGGCTGACCGGACGACCCCAGGCAATGGGCGGCGCGGAGCCGGATCCGGGCGGGCTGTACTTCGAGGTGGCCTCCGTCGTCACCACCTTCCTGCTGCTAGGCCGCTATCTGGAGGCCAATGCCAAGCAAAAAGCCGGCGACGCCCTGCGTGCCCTGCTGGATCTTGGCGCCAAGGATGCCACCGTCCTGCGCGGCGGGAGCGAATACCAGGTACCGGCCGACCGGCTGGCCGTGGGCGACGTGATTGTGGTCCGCCCCGGCGAGAAGATCGCCACTGACGGCGTGGTCCTCGATGGCTCCTCAGCGGTGGACGCCTCCCTGGTGACCGGCGAGTCAGTTCCGGTGGAAGTCAGGCCGGGCAGCGCGGTCACGGGTGCCACGATCAACACCTCCGGAAGGCTCCTGGTCCGCGCCACCCGCGTAGGATCAGAGACCACTCTTGCCCAGATGGGCCGGCTGGTTTCCCAGGCGCAGACCGGAAAGGCTCCGATCGCGCGCCTCGCGGACCGGATCAGCGCGGTATTCGTCCCCGTGGTCCTGGCCATCGCCGCCATCACATTTGCCGCGTGGCTCCTCGCTGCCGGACCCTCTGTCACCGATGCCGGACTCCGTGCCGCCTTCACGGCAGCCGTGGCCGTGCTGGTAATCGCCTGCCCCTGCGCGCTGGGCCTCGCGACGCCGGTCGGGCTCCTCGCCGGAACCGGCCGCGGGGCCCAGTTGGGGATCCTCATCAAGGGGCCCCGGGTCCTGGAGGACACCCGGACGGTGGACACCATCGTCCTGGACAAGACCGGAACCGTCACCACCGGCCGCCTCGCCGTCGACGGCACGCAGGCGTTCAGCCCGTTCAGCGACGACGAAGTCCTGCGCCTGGCCGGGGCCGTGGAGGCCGCGTCCGAGCACCCCATTGCCCGGGCCATCGCCGCAGCAGCCCTCGCGGCAGAGCGGCAACGCAACGACGCGGCCCGGCTGCCCGCCGTCGTCGGCTTCCATTCGGCCCCCGGCGGCGGCGTTCAGGGAACCGTCTCCGGGCGGAGCGTCACCGCCGGCCGCACCGGCTGGCTGCAGGAAAACGGGGTGGAGTTTCCGTCCGCCCGCCAGGGTCTGCTGCGCCGCGCGGAGGAGACCGGGGCCACCGCCGTCTGGCTGGCCGTGGACGGCGAGCTGGCCGGTATCATCAGCCTGCGTGACACGCTCAAGCCCGGCTCCGCGGCTGCTGTCGACCGGCTCCGTCGGCTGGGCCTCCGGCCGATCCTGCTCACCGGAGACAACGAGGCGGTGGCGGCCCAGGTTGCGGCTGCCGTCGGAATCAGCCCGGGTGACGTATTTGCGGGGGTCCTGCCGGCCGGCAAGGTGGAGGCGGTGCGGAGCCTCCAGGCAGGAGGCGCCACCGTGGCCATGGCCGGAGACGGAGTGAACGATGCTGCGGCGCTGGCTCAGGCCGACCTGGGCATCGCGATGGGCTCCGGCACGGACGTCGCCATCGAGGCGGCGGACCTGACGGTCATGGGCAATGATCTTGGGCAGGTGGCCATGGCCATCGAGCTGTCCCGCCGGACGCTGAGGACCATCAAGGCCAACCTCTTCTGGGCGTTCTTCTACAACGCCGTCGGCATTCCGGTGGCCGCTCTGGGGCTGCTCAACCCCATGATCGCCGGCGCAGCGATGGCAGCGAGCTCCGTCCTGGTGGTGGCGAACTCGCTGCGGCTCCGCGGCTTCGGGAAGTAG
- a CDS encoding heavy-metal-associated domain-containing protein → MSTVSTTVNVSGMTCGHCVSSVSEELEALAGVEQVDVDLNAGGVSTVTITSTEALSAAEIGEAIAEAGYLMVANEA, encoded by the coding sequence ATGAGCACCGTTTCCACCACCGTCAACGTTTCCGGCATGACCTGCGGCCACTGCGTGTCCTCGGTCAGCGAAGAGCTGGAGGCGCTTGCCGGCGTCGAGCAGGTCGACGTGGACCTGAACGCCGGCGGCGTTTCGACAGTCACCATCACCTCCACCGAAGCATTGTCCGCCGCCGAGATCGGCGAGGCGATCGCCGAAGCAGGCTATCTGATGGTGGCCAACGAAGCCTGA
- a CDS encoding metal-sensitive transcriptional regulator — MNESELQTMTPADAAHGLPGYSPSKEAYLRRLKRIEGQVRGIARMVDEDKYCIDILTQVAAVTKALHAVSLGLVEEHIGHCVVGAASEPDPELRAGAIDAKVKEATDAIGRLLR; from the coding sequence ATGAACGAGTCTGAACTCCAAACGATGACTCCTGCTGACGCTGCGCACGGACTGCCCGGCTACAGCCCCAGCAAGGAGGCCTACCTACGCCGGCTGAAGCGGATTGAAGGTCAGGTCCGCGGCATCGCCCGCATGGTCGACGAGGACAAGTACTGCATCGACATCCTCACGCAGGTCGCCGCGGTCACGAAGGCATTGCACGCGGTCAGCCTGGGGCTGGTGGAGGAACACATCGGCCACTGTGTTGTCGGGGCGGCCTCAGAACCCGACCCGGAGCTCCGCGCCGGCGCCATCGACGCCAAGGTCAAAGAGGCCACCGATGCCATCGGCCGCCTGCTGCGGTAG
- a CDS encoding universal stress protein: MSDDGPTGMAPLVVGVVPGQYPEVLRAAATLADGLSAPLICAYVDEASYLVEWDPARLAHRLSLHPDADDAEIRAVTQELRSVAGAACDGLGVAWTLRTLAGDPARALGRLAAEAGAGMIIVGTPERGLGHRISEALNGSVAAWLSHHQNCPVLIVPAPELGPARLPRTSGPAGSA, encoded by the coding sequence ATGTCCGACGACGGCCCCACCGGTATGGCACCCCTCGTGGTCGGCGTCGTGCCGGGGCAGTACCCGGAAGTGCTGCGGGCGGCCGCAACACTGGCCGACGGTCTGTCCGCGCCGCTAATCTGCGCCTACGTTGACGAGGCCAGCTATCTGGTGGAGTGGGATCCGGCGCGGCTGGCGCACCGGCTGTCCCTGCACCCCGACGCGGACGATGCCGAAATCCGGGCCGTGACCCAGGAGCTGCGTTCCGTGGCCGGGGCGGCCTGTGACGGCCTGGGGGTTGCGTGGACTCTGCGGACTCTGGCCGGTGACCCTGCCCGGGCGCTCGGCAGGCTCGCCGCCGAAGCAGGCGCGGGCATGATCATCGTCGGCACGCCCGAGCGCGGTCTCGGGCACCGGATTTCCGAGGCCCTCAACGGATCCGTGGCGGCGTGGCTCAGCCACCACCAGAACTGCCCGGTCCTGATCGTCCCCGCCCCCGAGCTCGGCCCGGCGCGCCTGCCACGTACTTCCGGTCCCGCCGGCAGTGCCTGA
- a CDS encoding DUF4193 domain-containing protein yields the protein MATDYDEVRSDVKESQDSSLEALQSANAPDARSVVRELDESDALDDTMVPGGEFVAEELIVQVIPQAEDEFTCYSCFLVRHRSQIAREKNGHKYCVECEG from the coding sequence GTGGCAACCGATTACGACGAAGTACGCTCCGACGTCAAGGAGTCCCAGGACAGTTCCCTGGAAGCGCTGCAGTCGGCGAATGCACCCGACGCCCGCAGCGTGGTCCGGGAACTGGATGAATCCGACGCGCTGGATGACACGATGGTCCCGGGCGGCGAGTTTGTTGCCGAGGAACTCATTGTGCAGGTCATCCCGCAGGCCGAGGACGAGTTCACTTGCTATTCCTGTTTCCTGGTCCGGCACCGGTCCCAGATCGCCCGCGAAAAGAACGGCCACAAATACTGCGTCGAATGTGAGGGCTAG
- a CDS encoding sialidase family protein translates to MATADSYVLAIGTKKGLWLASSPDRTAWSLSGPHFLMSEVPSIAIDTRQGGTRVLAGVRSEHWGPTVFHSDDLGASWNEPEQGAIRFPEGTEAALERVWQIHPDAESRPGVVWAGCEPISVWKSTDGGEHFELNRGLWDHPHRSQWGAGYGGAAAHSIVVDPTGEKVHIAMSTGGVYRSLDGGTSWEPRNKGISAYFMPDPNPEFGQCVHKIAADASVEGRLYAQNHHGVYRTDDDAEHWESIAEGLPADFGFVMLTHPRRAGTAWVIPLKADGERIPPEGRLAVHRTSDAGASWTRLEAGLPQAEFNSVLRDAACVDAAEPAGVYFGTRGGSVYASADEGETFAEVASHLPDVLCVRAAAVSPAGAAVPDVALTAQVPHG, encoded by the coding sequence ATGGCTACCGCAGACAGTTATGTCCTGGCGATCGGCACCAAAAAAGGGCTCTGGCTGGCCAGCAGTCCCGACCGCACGGCCTGGTCCCTGTCGGGCCCGCATTTCCTGATGAGCGAGGTCCCTAGCATCGCGATCGACACGCGCCAGGGCGGGACGCGCGTCCTGGCCGGTGTCCGGTCCGAGCACTGGGGACCGACGGTTTTCCACTCCGATGACCTCGGGGCGAGCTGGAACGAGCCCGAGCAGGGTGCCATCCGCTTTCCCGAAGGTACGGAGGCGGCCCTCGAACGCGTCTGGCAGATCCACCCCGACGCCGAGTCCCGCCCCGGAGTGGTCTGGGCCGGCTGCGAACCCATTTCCGTCTGGAAGTCCACGGACGGCGGCGAACACTTCGAACTGAACCGGGGGCTCTGGGACCACCCGCACCGCAGCCAATGGGGTGCCGGCTATGGTGGCGCCGCAGCGCACTCGATCGTGGTGGACCCCACCGGGGAAAAGGTCCACATTGCCATGAGCACCGGCGGGGTTTACCGCTCGCTCGACGGCGGTACCTCCTGGGAGCCCAGGAACAAGGGGATATCCGCGTACTTCATGCCGGATCCGAATCCGGAATTCGGCCAGTGCGTCCACAAGATCGCAGCCGATGCGTCAGTGGAGGGCCGCCTTTACGCGCAGAACCACCACGGCGTGTACCGCACCGACGATGACGCCGAACACTGGGAATCGATTGCGGAAGGGCTTCCGGCCGATTTCGGGTTTGTCATGCTCACCCACCCACGCCGGGCCGGCACGGCGTGGGTGATCCCGCTGAAGGCCGACGGGGAAAGGATCCCGCCGGAAGGCAGGCTGGCCGTCCACCGGACCAGTGATGCGGGTGCCAGCTGGACCCGGCTCGAGGCGGGGCTTCCGCAGGCCGAGTTCAACTCCGTGCTTCGCGACGCAGCGTGCGTTGATGCGGCGGAGCCGGCCGGCGTGTACTTCGGAACCCGCGGCGGCAGCGTGTACGCCAGTGCGGATGAGGGCGAAACCTTTGCGGAGGTGGCCTCGCACCTCCCGGACGTGCTGTGCGTGCGGGCTGCTGCGGTGTCCCCGGCAGGAGCCGCCGTGCCGGACGTCGCCCTGACCGCGCAGGTCCCCCATGGATGA
- a CDS encoding MoaD/ThiS family protein, which produces MDEISVLLPSVLQPLAGGQSVLTAPADAAVTVAGVLDTVTGGYPALSRRLRDETGKVRRYVNIYVNGNEIRRLQGLATEVSPGQELLIMQSVAGG; this is translated from the coding sequence ATGGATGAGATCAGCGTCCTGCTCCCCAGTGTGCTTCAGCCGCTGGCCGGCGGGCAGTCCGTCCTGACTGCGCCCGCCGACGCGGCGGTTACGGTAGCGGGAGTGCTGGACACGGTGACCGGGGGCTATCCGGCCCTTTCAAGGCGGCTGCGCGATGAAACCGGGAAAGTCCGCCGCTACGTGAATATATACGTCAACGGGAATGAGATCCGCCGGTTGCAGGGTCTGGCCACCGAGGTCTCACCCGGCCAGGAACTGCTGATCATGCAGTCGGTCGCAGGAGGCTAG
- a CDS encoding alpha-amylase family protein: MRIAQTSDLWWKNAVIYCLDPETFFDDDGDGTGDFGGLIQRVDYLAALGVTCIWLMPFYPSPDRDDGYDVTDLYGVDPRLGTLGDVVEFIRTAKDRGIRVIADFVINHTSDKHPWFIEARKSVDNPFRDYYVWRKDTPPDTSTEVVFPGEENSLWTRDEGSGEWYLHMFAKHQPDLNVMNPKVRDEIAKSMGFWLQLGLDGFRLDAVPFFLELRGEPADAAARTDPHEYLRALRSFLNRRYGSAVLLGEVNLPYEEQLEYFGGDRGNELNMQFDFLSMQNMYLSLAREDARPLAKSLSNRPDIYPDNQWAMFVRNHDELTLDKLSDAEREEVFAAFGPDEDMQMYGRGLRRRLPTMLKGDPARIRMVYSLMFSLPGTPVLFYGEEIGMGEDLRAKGRSAVRSPMQWDDAENGGFSTAPAKDLVAPVVDGYFGPKNINAAAAKRDPESLWNFIATLIQRYRESPELGWGEFELIPHRADKVLLHRCNWAGSTVVLAHNFGAEPASVAANATSPGNPQPGFSGAVLRDLLGGHDVPVADDGGFELELDRYGYRWFRIRHPGDRHIP, encoded by the coding sequence GTGAGAATCGCGCAGACCTCGGACCTGTGGTGGAAGAACGCGGTGATCTACTGCCTGGACCCGGAAACCTTTTTCGACGACGACGGCGACGGCACCGGGGACTTCGGCGGACTGATCCAGCGTGTCGATTACCTGGCCGCGCTGGGGGTCACCTGCATCTGGCTCATGCCGTTCTACCCCTCTCCGGACCGCGATGACGGCTACGACGTCACCGACCTGTACGGCGTCGATCCCCGCCTCGGCACCCTCGGGGACGTGGTGGAATTCATCCGGACGGCGAAGGACCGCGGCATCCGGGTGATAGCCGACTTTGTCATCAACCACACCTCGGACAAGCACCCCTGGTTTATCGAGGCCCGGAAGTCGGTGGACAACCCCTTCCGGGATTACTACGTCTGGCGCAAGGACACTCCCCCCGACACCTCCACCGAAGTTGTGTTCCCCGGCGAGGAGAACTCCCTCTGGACCCGGGACGAGGGCAGCGGCGAGTGGTACCTGCACATGTTCGCCAAGCACCAGCCGGACCTGAACGTGATGAATCCCAAGGTGCGGGACGAGATTGCCAAGTCCATGGGATTCTGGCTTCAGCTGGGCCTGGACGGTTTCCGCCTGGATGCCGTCCCGTTTTTTCTGGAGCTGCGCGGCGAACCGGCGGACGCGGCCGCAAGGACCGACCCGCACGAGTACCTGCGTGCCCTGCGCAGCTTCCTGAACCGGCGCTACGGCAGCGCGGTCCTGCTCGGCGAGGTCAACCTTCCGTACGAGGAGCAGCTGGAGTACTTCGGCGGGGACCGGGGAAACGAGCTGAACATGCAGTTCGATTTTCTCTCCATGCAGAACATGTACCTCTCGCTGGCGCGCGAGGATGCGCGGCCGCTGGCCAAGAGCCTCTCCAACCGCCCGGACATATATCCGGACAACCAGTGGGCGATGTTCGTCCGGAACCATGACGAACTGACGCTGGACAAGCTCAGTGACGCGGAGCGCGAAGAGGTCTTCGCCGCCTTCGGGCCGGACGAAGACATGCAGATGTACGGCCGGGGCCTGCGGCGCCGGCTGCCCACCATGCTCAAGGGAGACCCGGCGCGCATCCGGATGGTCTATTCGCTGATGTTCTCGCTGCCCGGCACGCCGGTGCTGTTCTACGGCGAGGAGATCGGTATGGGCGAGGACCTGCGCGCGAAGGGCCGTTCGGCCGTCCGCTCCCCGATGCAATGGGACGACGCCGAGAACGGCGGCTTCTCCACGGCACCGGCCAAGGATCTGGTGGCTCCCGTGGTGGACGGATACTTCGGGCCAAAGAACATCAACGCGGCCGCCGCAAAGCGGGATCCGGAGTCACTCTGGAACTTCATTGCCACGCTTATCCAGCGCTACCGTGAAAGTCCCGAACTCGGCTGGGGTGAGTTTGAGCTGATTCCGCACCGGGCAGACAAAGTCCTGCTGCATCGGTGCAACTGGGCCGGATCAACGGTCGTCCTCGCGCACAACTTTGGAGCGGAACCGGCATCGGTGGCCGCCAACGCCACCTCGCCCGGAAATCCGCAACCGGGCTTTTCCGGTGCCGTGCTGCGTGACCTGCTGGGTGGACACGATGTCCCGGTGGCGGACGACGGCGGCTTTGAGCTGGAGCTGGACCGTTACGGTTACCGCTGGTTCCGGATCCGGCACCCCGGGGACCGCCACATTCCGTGA